From a single Paraburkholderia sp. D15 genomic region:
- a CDS encoding NAD(P)H-dependent oxidoreductase → MTTILQINSAARSQGANSTLLVNELTTKLQQSNPGAQVVVRNLQAEPLPHLDDAVLGAFFTPADQRTAEQAAIAARSDALVAELQAADVIVIGAPMYNFGISSQLKTYFDFIARAGVTFRYTANGPEGLVTGKKVYVVSARGGKYLGTPNDSQTPYLKTFLGFLGMTDVNFIYAEGLNMGPDAAGAALASAREAIAAA, encoded by the coding sequence ATGACCACGATCCTGCAAATCAACTCGGCGGCCCGCTCGCAAGGCGCGAACTCGACGCTTCTCGTCAACGAACTGACCACCAAGCTGCAACAGTCGAATCCGGGCGCGCAAGTCGTCGTCCGCAATCTGCAAGCCGAACCGCTGCCGCATCTGGACGACGCCGTCCTTGGCGCGTTCTTCACGCCGGCTGATCAACGCACCGCCGAGCAAGCCGCGATCGCCGCGCGCAGCGACGCGCTGGTCGCCGAACTGCAAGCCGCCGACGTCATCGTGATCGGCGCGCCGATGTACAACTTCGGCATCTCGTCGCAACTCAAGACGTACTTCGATTTCATCGCTCGCGCCGGCGTCACGTTCCGCTATACCGCGAACGGCCCGGAAGGTCTCGTGACCGGCAAGAAGGTGTACGTCGTGTCGGCACGCGGCGGCAAGTATCTGGGCACGCCGAACGACAGCCAGACGCCGTATCTGAAGACGTTCCTCGGCTTCCTCGGCATGACCGACGTGAACTTCATCTACGCCGAAGGCCTGAACATGGGTCCGGACGCAGCAGGCGCCGCACTCGCGTCGGCTCGCGAAGCGATTGCCGCTGCGTAA
- a CDS encoding uracil-DNA glycosylase, whose translation MTSASRTRSSSPQASLFGDTASSSTDEAQHVTASPAASAPPSLEAQFAALPPAWRAHLKPFIDSDAYAPLCRFVDGERAAGKTVYPADVFRALRLTSPDDVKVVILGQDPYHGEDRGTPQAHGLAFSVAPNVRTPPSLRNIFKEIAASLGHETPRHGCLDTWAKQGVLLLNTVLTVERDAAASHAKRGWEKCTDTLIHELAMRHDGLVFMLWGAHAQAKRALLGGKSHYVLEAPHPSPLSAHRGFLGCGHFAKANDYLTQHGREPIDWRLPDEAQMLA comes from the coding sequence ATGACCTCCGCATCCCGTACCCGTTCCAGTTCGCCGCAGGCTTCCCTGTTCGGCGACACCGCGTCTTCATCGACTGACGAGGCGCAGCATGTAACTGCGTCGCCGGCCGCCAGCGCGCCGCCGAGCCTCGAAGCGCAATTTGCCGCCCTGCCCCCGGCGTGGCGCGCGCATCTGAAACCGTTCATCGACAGCGACGCATACGCGCCGCTGTGCCGTTTCGTCGACGGCGAACGCGCGGCCGGCAAAACCGTTTATCCCGCCGATGTCTTCCGCGCGCTGCGTCTGACCAGCCCCGACGACGTGAAAGTCGTGATCCTCGGTCAAGACCCGTATCACGGCGAAGACCGCGGCACGCCGCAAGCCCACGGTCTCGCGTTTTCCGTGGCGCCGAACGTGCGCACGCCGCCGTCGCTGCGCAATATCTTCAAGGAAATCGCCGCGAGCCTCGGTCACGAAACGCCGCGTCACGGCTGTCTCGACACGTGGGCCAAACAGGGCGTGCTGCTGTTGAACACGGTGCTGACCGTCGAACGCGATGCCGCCGCGAGCCACGCGAAACGCGGCTGGGAAAAATGCACGGACACACTGATCCACGAACTGGCGATGCGTCACGACGGCCTCGTGTTCATGCTGTGGGGCGCGCACGCGCAGGCGAAGCGCGCGCTGCTCGGCGGCAAATCGCATTACGTGCTGGAGGCGCCGCATCCGTCGCCGCTGTCCGCGCATCGCGGCTTCCTCGGCTGCGGGCATTTCGCGAAAGCGAACGACTATCTGACGCAGCACGGCCGCGAGCCGATCGACTGGCGGCTGCCGGACGAAGCGCAGATGCTGGCGTAA